One Pelecanus crispus isolate bPelCri1 unplaced genomic scaffold, bPelCri1.pri SCAFFOLD_54, whole genome shotgun sequence genomic window carries:
- the LOC142597062 gene encoding E3 ubiquitin-protein ligase RBBP6-like: MPCVHYKFSSQLSYDAVTFSGLHIPLCDLKRQIMGREKLKATNCDLQISNAQTNKEYTDDNALIAKNSSVIVRRIPVGGVKGTSKTYVV, encoded by the exons ATGCCGTGCGTCCACTACaagttctcctcccagctgagctatgATGCGGTCACCTTCAGTggcctccacatccccctgtgTGACCTCAAGCGCCAGATCATGGGCCGCGAGAAGCTGAAGGCGACCAACTGcgacctgcagatcagcaacgcCCAGACCAACAAAG aatacacagatgatAATGCCCTGATTGCTAAGAACTCATCGGTGATTGTTAGGAGAATCCCTGTTGGAGGAGTCAAAGGTACCAGCAAAACctatgttgtgtaa